The Clostridiisalibacter paucivorans DSM 22131 genome contains the following window.
CTGCCATTGCCACCGAAGAAAAAATCATACAAAAAACTAAAATCAAAGCAATCGTTTTTTTCATATCCCTCATCCTTTCATTTTTAGAATATTCTTATTCTTTTGAAGCAGCAGTTTCTTGAAAAACTTCATCTTGTGCATACACCCTATGCTCAATAGCTATAGACTCTCTACGTTTACATATTTTGAGTTCGATTATATTGTGAATTTTTTGATTTTTTACATACAAGTCGTCATATTGCACCAAAAAAGTTTCTGGATAATAATAAGATCTATCTCTAGACAAACATAGATGCAAAAAAGCATGTCCTTTTTTTCTATAGAAAATTATATCTGACCTAATTTTAGGAGGTCTAGAAGAAATTACTTTAGATTTATCAAATTTTATAACTATTTTTTCAAATATCATGTCATTAATATCTTTAAAGTTTTTAATTCTATATTTAATGTCTTTAAAATATTCGCTTTTTTCAATATCACTATATTGAATTTTTTTATTTAAAATTTTATTAAAAATACCTATCGCTGAATTTTTATTATCTTTTTTTACTTTTCTTATATCTTTTAATTTATTCAAGCCTATTAAATGATAAAATTGTTCTTTTCTGATGCATAGCTTTATGATTTTGCCATTTTCAATAATAAAATAATAATCTTTGTCACATAGTTTATTG
Protein-coding sequences here:
- a CDS encoding PBECR4 domain-containing protein; translation: MDRLRKCALNFNKLCDKDYYFIIENGKIIKLCIRKEQFYHLIGLNKLKDIRKVKKDNKNSAIGIFNKILNKKIQYSDIEKSEYFKDIKYRIKNFKDINDMIFEKIVIKFDKSKVISSRPPKIRSDIIFYRKKGHAFLHLCLSRDRSYYYPETFLVQYDDLYVKNQKIHNIIELKICKRRESIAIEHRVYAQDEVFQETAASKE